DNA from Planctomycetia bacterium:
GCGGGCGACCAACTCGCAGACCCCATTGCGGCACGCCACGAGATTTTTGGTCCGGTGTTGGACCTCCTGCGTCGTATTGACGAAGTGATGCTGGCGAATATCGACATCGCGACGGACATCCAGGGAGGGCCATTGGAGGTGCAGCGACCAGACTATCCGCTCGGCGCGCTCCAGCAGCTGGTTCGAAATGCCGTAATGCATCGGGATTACCAGTCGAGCAACGCACCGATTCGCGTGACATGGTTCAATGACCGGATCGAGATCCAAAACCCTGGCGGACCATTTGGACAAGTTACGGTGGAAAACTTTGGAACGCCAGGTATCACCGACTATCGCAATCCCCATCTCGCGGAGTCGCTACGGAATCTAGGATTTGTGCAACGATTCGGCGTGGGAATCGCGATCGCGCGGAAGCAACTCGCAGACAACGGCAGCCCTCCTTTGGAATTCGAGAGGCAGCCAAATCATGTGCTTGCCACCATCAGGAGGCGCACATGAGCGTGCCGGTGATCGCGTTTTTCAACAACAAAGGGGGGGTCGGTAAGACCTCGCTTGTCTACCACGTTTCGTGGATGCTCGCCGAATTGGGATTTCGCGTGGTGGCAGCAGACTTGGACCCTCAGAGCAATCTTACGGGCGTGTTTCTTGAGGATGACAAACTAGAGTTGCTTTGGCCCGAAGAAGAGGAACGTCTGACAATCTACGGCGCTGTCCGGCCCATTAAGGTCGGGCTAGGTGACATTTCAGCCCCCGGACTCGAACCGATCGCATCTAGGCTGGTACTTATTCCGGGAGATATCGCATTGTCCGAGTTTGAGGACGATCTATCCGCGGCTTGGCCGAAATGCTTAGATCAAGATGAGCGTGCGTTTCGAGTCATGTCGGCTTTTTGGCGCGTGGTACAGAAGGGAGCCGCCGAACATGAGGCGGATATCGTCCTCGTCGATCTTGGGCCGAATCTCGGCGCAATTAATCGCGCGGCCCTGATCGCAGCGGATTTTGTCGTGATTCCGCTCGGCCCCGACCTTTACTCTTTGCAAGGTATGCAAAACCTCGGACCACGACTGCGTGAATGGAGAAAGGGATGGAATGAACGAATGCAAAAAAAGCCAGCATCAATCGGCGAATTGCCCTCTGGAAACATGACTCCCTTGGGATACATCGTGATGCAGCATTCGGTACGACTGGATCGACCAACCAAGTCCTATGACCGCTGGATTGCGCGGATTCCAGGCACGTACCGCAAATATGTGCTTGACCAACGCAATGGCGACTCGAATTCCGTTACAAATGATCCGAACTGCTTGCTGCTGCTAAAGCACTTTCGGAGTTTGATGCCGATGGCGCAAGAAGCAAGAAAGCCAATGTTCGCTCTGAAGCCAGCGGACGGCGCACTTGGAGCCCATGCAAACGCCGTTCTGGACGCGTCGGCGTCGTTTCGGAAACTGGCGAACGAAATCACGCGCCGCGCGGGCATCGTGAAATCGTCTGCATAACTGGTCAAGAGAATACGTCACAGCGTACGCCGTCAATCCAGCCAGTCCCGCTCCGCCAATCGTTCCGGCGTGTAGACTTCCGTCACGTAGCTGACGTCCTTGCTGATCAGTGATTCGACTTCCAGCTTGAAGCCGTTCTGCAGCATTTTCTCGATTTCCTTTTGCCAGGCTTTCTTGGCCGCGAACCAGGGGTATTCCGCGATTTGTCGGGCGCGCTTGATGTCCACGGCGTTCAGATTGATCTTCACGCTAGGCGACAACTCGCAGCGTTCGAAGTCGATGGACCGCAATCCCAGAAATTTGGCGTCCGGAATCGCCATCCGCTTCGATTCGTACGCGAGGTTGATCGAGCCTTGCTTGATGACGCTGTAGATGTAGTACCCCCACGGATCATTATCGAGCAGACAGTACACGGGCAAATTCAGCTCATTGTGAAGGCGATTGAGCAACCGGCGCACGCCGCGCGGGGGCTGGCCTTTCCCGTGAGTCAACAAGCAGTTGTGCTTTTTCCAGAACTTGTCCTCATTGAAGCGCTGCCAGACCGTGCCTTTTTCGACGTGGAGAATGAACTTGGCAGTG
Protein-coding regions in this window:
- a CDS encoding AAA family ATPase, yielding MSVPVIAFFNNKGGVGKTSLVYHVSWMLAELGFRVVAADLDPQSNLTGVFLEDDKLELLWPEEEERLTIYGAVRPIKVGLGDISAPGLEPIASRLVLIPGDIALSEFEDDLSAAWPKCLDQDERAFRVMSAFWRVVQKGAAEHEADIVLVDLGPNLGAINRAALIAADFVVIPLGPDLYSLQGMQNLGPRLREWRKGWNERMQKKPASIGELPSGNMTPLGYIVMQHSVRLDRPTKSYDRWIARIPGTYRKYVLDQRNGDSNSVTNDPNCLLLLKHFRSLMPMAQEARKPMFALKPADGALGAHANAVLDASASFRKLANEITRRAGIVKSSA